In Halichondria panicea chromosome 17, odHalPani1.1, whole genome shotgun sequence, a single window of DNA contains:
- the LOC135351196 gene encoding target of rapamycin complex subunit lst8-like — protein sequence MDSGSIVLVTGGYDHSIKFWFPHDGVCYRTAQHPESQVNRIEITPDKRYVATAAFQQIRMYDVNSSEPTPVYVFEGMSKNVTCLGFYENGHYMYSGGEDCMARIWDLRGRSQQCQRLFQVNAPVTCMCLHPNQATLIVGDQSGTIHVWDLSTDHNEQLIPIPDVAIHSLHIDSDGAYLAAVNSKGICYVWSLSSGTGTSPITLTPRIKKHAHKRHGLKCLFSPDSSLLATTSADGTCKVWSTADFNLLTTLKKNTDKWVWDCAFSSDSQYIFTASSDHVARLWHVDKTEPLREYQGHTKALTAIAYNDRR from the exons ATGGACTCTGGAAGCATTGTGCTTGTCACTGGTGGCTATGACCACTCCATCAAGTTCTGGTTCCCACATGATGGCGTATGCTACAGGACAGCGCAGCATCCCGAGTCT CAAGTGAACAGGATCGAGATTACTCCTGATAAGAGATACGTTGCAACAGCAG CTTTTCAGCAGATACGAATGTACGATGTTAATTCGTCAGAGCCCACTCCCGTGTACGTCTTCGAGGGCATGTCCAAGAATGTCACCTGTCTGGGTTTCTATGAGAACGGTCATTATATGTACTCTGGTGGAGAGGACTGTATGGCCAGGATATGGGATCTCAG GGGGCGCTCCCAGCAGTGTCAGCGTCTGTTCCAGGTGAATGCCCCTGTGACGTGTATGTGTCTCCATCCCAACCAGGCCACCCTCATCGTGGGGGACCAGAGTGGGACCATTCACGTCTGGGACCTCAGCACTGACCACAACGAGCAGCTG ATCCCAATACCTGATGTTGCAATACACAGTCTCCACATTGACAGTGACGGTGCCTACTTGGCTGCTGTCAACAGCAAG GGCATCTGTTACGTGTGGAGCCTGTCCAGTGGTACTGGCACCAGCCCCATCACGCTTACTCCCAGAATCAAGAAACACGCCCACAAACGTCACGGCCTCAAGTGCTTGTTCAGCCCTGACTCCAGTCTACTAGCAACTACGTCAGCTGATGGTACATGTAAGGTGTGGTCGACGGCCGACTTCAACCTCCTTACCACCCTCAAGAAGAACACAGACAAGTGGGTGTGGGACTGCGCCTTCTCATCTGACTCCCAGTACATTTTCACTG cgtccAGTGACCATGTTGCTAGGCTGTGGCATGTGGACAAGACGGAGCCCCTGAGGGAGTATCAGGGACACACTAAAGCACTAACTGCAATAGCTTATAATGATAGGAGATAG